In Plasmodium gaboni strain SY75 chromosome 8, whole genome shotgun sequence, one DNA window encodes the following:
- a CDS encoding hypothetical protein (conserved Plasmodium protein, unknown function): MVYNEERKEKGLQKKKKEINKRNTRILLRDKIKDIEIQCGKLNDYLKKKEEEKKIFQISTVILKQYHSYLYNKLYNNISVCLPVFHHIFLTTCGIIFTNNDCYINDERQKINKINKINNINKINKINKTNKINKINRINNHLLYCKNAEYSFSDHCIYDEDICKNISWIYYSMKEKNESKLIEQTNILYEEKENNLSTTLEDQSKKKRSCYVYNIQNNNINNNISIETMTSENNKKKLKEENIIYLSSLEGKKMYEKYKNDQDTNVLYTYNNNDKMKNIPLKKKKKKITTSYNENNKSISSTVLNTPLNITKKKKKMDYLNLKFIDKKYTTDENLIISSSHTVDTISELVNMNYLSSDNNISTYSDIYIQTVCKKSKKIKKYDHNNIIKNPIKNEMSSNSSILLSNKTTSHNYYNDIYDEEYIKKKKINMQYNEPYDMQYNEPYNIQYIKEKQKKKKKKKKKKNESYIDSYIDLIKNVKVFSFFENKEQIIQNNTFTNFFNNIKNFFFFSSNEKNEEKENNTSNYNNPYEQKKNINNKRQYNILKYQCVIKSKGIKIFLCVCPNCSKHFYLLIKKGSRKKMISKVFHPSHFATLVKNLKKQKINLLKDEKEQMNDDNPSIKNIPYLDITTVEFFNDSLYYDETVQDFCQCYLKINETPNNFYDNMDILLYI, from the coding sequence atggTATATAATGAGGAAAGGAAAGAGAAAGGTTtacaaaagaaaaaaaaagaaatcaACAAAAGGAATACACGTATACTTTTAAgagataaaataaaagatattgAAATACAGTGTGgaaaattaaatgattatttaaaaaaaaaggaagaagaaaagaaaatattcCAAATATCTACAGTCATATTAAAACAatatcattcatatttatataataaattatataacaatatatcTGTATGTTTACCAGTATTTCATCATATCTTTCTTACGACTTGTGGAATCATTTTTACAAATAATGATTGTTACATCAATGATGAAAGgcaaaaaataaacaaaataaacaaaataaataatataaacaaaataaacaaaataaacaaaacaaacaaaataaacaaaataaacCGAATAAATAATCATCTCTTGTATTGTAAAAATGCGGAATATAGTTTCTCTGATCATTGTATATATGATGAGgatatatgtaaaaatatatcgtggatatattattctatgaaagaaaaaaatgaaagcAAACTGATAGAAcaaacaaatattttatatgaggaaaaagaaaataatttatctACAACTCTAGAAGATcaatcaaaaaaaaagagaagTTGCTACgtttataatatacaaaataataatattaataataatatatctattgAAACTATGACCAgtgaaaataataaaaaaaaattgaaagaagagaatattatatatttatcatcattagaaggaaaaaaaatgtatgaaaaatataaaaatgatcAAGACAcaaatgtattatatacatataataataatgataagatgaagaatatacctttaaaaaaaaaaaaaaaaaaaattacaacTAGCTATAATGAGAATAACAAAAGTATATCTAGTACAGTTTTAAACACACCCCttaatattacaaaaaaaaaaaaaaaaatggattATCTTAATCTTAAATTtattgataaaaaatatacgactgatgaaaatttaattatttcaTCCAGTCATACTGTAGATACTATAAGTGAACTAGttaatatgaattatttatCATCAGATAACAATATTTCAACATATAGcgatatatatatacaaacTGTATGTAAAAAGtccaaaaaaataaaaaaatatgaccataataatataataaagaatcctataaaaaatgaaatgtCATCCAATTCATCAATATTGTTAAGTAATAAAACTACCTCgcataattattataatgatatatatgatgaagaatatataaaaaaaaaaaaaattaatatgCAATATAATGAACCATATGATATGCAATATAATGAAccatataatatacaatatattaaagaaaaacagaaaaagaaaaaaaaaaaaaaaaagaaaaaaaatgaaagtTATATTGATTCATATATAGatcttataaaaaatgttaaaGTTTTCTCATTCtttgaaaataaagaacaaataatacaaaataatacatttaccaattttttcaataatataaaaaattttttttttttttcttctaatgaaaaaaatgaagaaaaagaaaataacACATCCAATTATAATAATCCttatgaacaaaaaaaaaatataaataataaaagacaatataatattttaaaatatcaaTGTGTAATAAAATCTAAAGGtatcaaaatttttttatgcGTTTGTCCTAATTGTTCtaaacatttttatttattaataaaaaaaggatcacgaaaaaaaatgatCTCAAAAGTATTTCATCCTTCTCATTTTGCTACCCTAGTCaagaatttaaaaaaacaaaaaattaatcTTTTAAAAGATGAAAAGGAACAAATGAATGATGACAATCCCAGTATTAAAAATATCCCGTATTTAGATATTACAACAGTTGAGTTCTTTAACGATAGTCtttattatgatgaaaCTGTTCAAGACTTTTGTCAAtgttatttaaaaataaatgaaactccaaataatttttatgataatatggatatattactttacatataa
- a CDS encoding putative membrane protein (conserved Plasmodium membrane protein, unknown function), with translation MKKTKISLFFISSLVCAFVTLTFYKRYRYEFDRNYVEQRLSLYSEESFYFSFYNDIVKSNTFLEGINCLLKDNRSEYPDTINAIKRFNIYPEIILGALWKGLNLESYILTPYNFYVYAVIFLQAASVSVLFFFSVYIGKSYFPGVIFLMLFFSCFREKFIMRLSAFPLRENFASVFMWWNIVLIYIILKNKEIPILKYIGLFFSSLLCFLFWQFSVFVSVTHIVSLFVVDLLGYNITNKLNHILFIFCSSYLLSIIITFFPRYLLCTYFPYVLLAILTTNILFNYVSKKKNDDVIKNKNNKINNMNEENKNEQSKTCTFARSTKRKSHQIIDNNNNNNSDLKNNNNHPCSNYYNQYDEGKKEEINGESTNKYNKNINLYTLFKNLYIIKNWIFILKKGLTSIFIFFILRLIIFSKDKDDSHVISLLKVRLKLANHNFDTMLYSSGSEFNPFSKYMFHMLKESAVYEYFIIFNILFFIYILNYCKQLLKKKQEQEQEQEQEQIEQYDIFKSPFVFLINQLLFFISLMLIISRLRVLALPLICLFSSLIGSPHILGNLYFLTSENFLQSKRVNKGRLHKIIIFSLCLVQCAYPFKKYFPQYEYMNMINKEPINLQKNLDLIIWLQKNIKEEEALIADIPTSSFLRCTTNYKFVLHPQYEDSNLRKRVQDYYMFSACLPFSDGKKYFYEKYKSRYFISNIYRCSSSGSQINVFKISDKIDSNYARCVTKKKTMRFCNRVLYDDKNYKTLYRNGKFSVIYFTPEIIPDNTPYKFFNQKKYSNIIYYEPWIKRCMQTDDKCALHITEVARTYIDMLKYNLIAYTLYDYVENNLMNNNVEVIFHIAEFYDYDKKDHKKANELYRKAINLIIKEETDLNTYIIGQTPFVSIPRKIQILSSYLYFIVDMSLYKDRQEIFLIYKNMNELIHTALFALDNGFYYEIIKSTQSNQKDQIIKRSFYKKELHTVINTLCQNIIYLKQIQHEHIQYIHIYNNLWILIKRLSHMESCVIENLAIYENKKIKFLDYLLFFYIKN, from the exons ATGAAAAAAACTAAGATTAGTCTTTTCTTCATATCTTCTTTAGTCTG TGCTTTTGTTACTCTTACgttttataaaagatatagATATGAATTTGATAGAAATTATGTTGAGCAGAGACTATCCCTATACTCAGAA GAATCCTTTTATTTCTCCTTTTACAATGATATAGTAAAATCGAACACATTTTTGGAAGGCATAAATTGCTTACt TAAAGACAACAGAAGTGAATACCCCGATACTATAAATGCAATAAAACGTTTTAATATTTACCCAg AAATTATCCTTGGGGCCTTATGGAAAGGGCTAAATTTAGAGTCATATATTTTGACGccttataatttttatgtatatgcag TTATTTTTCTGCAAGCTGCTAGTGTCAGTGTCCTATTCTTCTTTTCAGTATATATAG GTAAATCCTATTTTCCCGGagttatatttttaatgttGTTTTTTTCATGTTTTCGTGAAAAGTTTATAATGAGATTATCag CTTTTCCTTTGAGAGAAAATTTTGCATCTGTATTTATGTGGTGGAATATAgtacttatatatataattcttaaAAACAAAGAG ATTCCCATATTAAAATACATAggtttatttttttcttccttGTTGTGCTTTCTCTTTTGGCAATTTTCTGTATTTGTATCAGTCACACATATAGTTTCTTTATTTGTTGTAGATTTGTTAGGATATAAcataacaaataaattaaatcatattcttttcatattttgttcttcatatttattatcaataaTTATAACTTTTTTCCCAAGGTATTTATTATGCACTTATTTTCCTTATGTTCTCTTAGCTATATTAACTACCAACATACTTTTCAATTATGtctcaaaaaaaaagaatgatgatgtaattaaaaataagaataataagataaataatatgaatgaagaaaataaaaatgaacaGTCTAAGACTTGCACATTTGCTAGATCTACCAAACGGAAAAGTCATCAAattattgataataataataacaataatagtgatttaaaaaataataataaccATCCTTGTagtaattattataatcaatatgatgaaggaaaaaaagaagaaataaatgGTGAATctacaaataaatataataaaaatatcaacttatatacattatttaaaaatctttatataataaaaaactggatatttattttaaaaaaaggattaacatccatttttatatttttcattttacgtttaataatattttcaaaagATAAAGATGATTCACATgttatatcattattaaaagtAAGATTAAAACTAGCTAATCATAATTTTGATACTATGTTATATAGTTCAGGTTCTGAATTTAATCCtttttctaaatatatgtttcaTATGTTAAAAGAATCAGCAgtatatgaatattttattatatttaatattcttttctttatttatattctaaATTATTGTAAACAActcttaaaaaaaaaacaagaaCAAGAACAAGAACAAGAACAAGAACAAATAGAACAGTATGATATATTCAAATCTCCATTCGTTTTTTTGATAAACCaactattattttttatatcattaatGTTAATTATATCTAGATTGCGTGTTTTAGCTTTACCCCTTATATGTCTCTTTTCTAGTTTAATTGGTTCTCCTCATATTTTGGGCAACCTGTATTTCTTGACGTCAGAAAATTTTCTTCAATCAAA aagAGTGAATAAGGGACGTCTGcacaaaattataattttttcattatgCCTTGTGCAGTGCGCTTACccatttaaaaaatatttccCTCAATACGAATACATGAATATGATTAACAAAGAACCCATaaatttacaaaaaaatttagatttaattatatggctacaaaagaatataaaagaagaagaagcTTTAATTGCTGATATACCGACATCTAGTTTTTTAAGATGTACtacaaattataaatttgtATTGCATCCACAATATGAAGATAGTAATTTAAGAAAGAGGGTTCaagattattatatgttttcAGCATGTCTTCCTTTTAGTGatggaaaaaaatatttttatgaaaaatataaaagtagATATTTTATAAGTAATATATACAGATGTTCATCATCAGGTTCACaaataaatgtttttaaaatatctGATAAAATTGATTCTAATTATGCTAGATGTgtaacaaaaaaaaaaacaatgAGATTCTGTAATCGAGTTttatatgatgataaaaattataaaactTTATATAGAAATGGAAAATTCAgtgttatatattttactCCAGAAATTATACCAGATAATACACcttataaattttttaatcaaaaaaagtattcaaatataatttattatgaaCCATGGATAAAACGATGCATGCAAACAGATGATAAATGTGCTCTACATATTACAGAAGTAGCAAGAACATATATAGATatgttaaaatataatttaatcGCATATACTTTATATGATTATgttgaaaataatttaatgaataataatgtagaagtaatatttcatatagCTGAATTTTATgattatgataaaaaagatCATAAAAAAGcaaatgaattatatagaaaagCAATAAAtcttataataaaagaagaaactgatttaaatacatatattattggACAAACACCATTTGTATCTATACCTAGAAAAATACAAATcttatcatcatatttatattttattgttgatatgtctttatataaagatagacaagaaatatttttaatatataaaaatatgaatgaatTAATACACACAGCTCTTTTTGCATTAGATAATGGATTCTATtatgaaattattaaatcTACACAATCTAATCAAAAAGATCAAATAATTAAAAGATccttttataaaaaagaattacatactgttataaatacattgtgtcaaaatattatatatttaaagcAAATCCAACATGAAcatattcaatatattcatatatataataatttatgGATACTAATTAAAAGATTATCACATATGGAAAGTTGTGTTATTGAAAATCTTGCcatatatgaaaataaaaaaataaagtttttagattatttattatttttttacataaaaaattaa
- a CDS encoding putative ferlin, with protein sequence MSNIAKKTQYNIKVDIHEVKDLSFRESANEKEIIPNPYIEVTVNNEKKSTSKKNQAVNVVYNTSFNFSQDLTDYKFERTSVDVCVLHRYTIQSALIGKCSFGLSYVYSKVQHWLYRIWVKLRNPDLPLDDVGYLLISVGVYGPGDSIPIVNDSVKTDINEDVFNNKGLDIHITHYDLCLNIFRGQDIELIGSSTLFSNILEPYVKVSHNGFEECTKVIRNDPNPVWNLSIHIPTCTPCYDKNIIVELINGQHNGVVIYSIILDFFEILKRELAPRWFNIYYNPQNQIIPRNSQYIQNGSIQLNFNNTTSNNNNNNNNNNNNTNTTSAINPLGNYLFSGAAEKIFKNATQGININDILGVTKVQNLFCDDTLKEFYLYGGRIFLSANATKTHSPGPICIKSAKVEVDAPNKEYIFCADIYEILSVQNNKMGNYDDYDDNYTNNDDTIKDNNNNNNNNNNNNNNKNNVYNVYNSANEKRRSRYNNNYDSSGDSIICVCALGPHKLKTIPLLPNEVGSYVLNENVGRIDEFRIFLPQNNNEQIYDIFLYIYIKSNLAVTNWINNRRSILYNSVLNNEYDSADRNKIQGLHKMSSINNLSEDVIQDEDFLNNYKLTSYVRIPYKYLLLNENKPKWFSMKNIETNAHEYNISFFANLIPYHSYKKRPKRLEYKLSRYFFRALIYEGLHFPAKGYNAFPDPYIKIELAGQVIKTSTILHTLNPNYYEAYEVEVILPTNLNLAPDISIEALSVNKSFLYNDDILLGSCTFPIMKVPTEWKKSPIWIPLKSSQYKKCKAKLLVAFELVPVEKVLDDTYPFYDDIRPSTLPGHVSLFLIGIRMFKPLKDPSVTVCFGRDVDDTSQFLWHETTNKVISGKEGNWNFLKYFSLDVMLPKRMQHHSFLEVRIEDRILNSGFTGTTTSNSYPVNATNNNLLIGTAYITLNPLLPWLDKYEKNECVELFKLHVLEEVLIEDAEMDRKSYNSALIYKKSSIMSKKFSNFNFEMQEMGETNGIFNDIPMNTLEENIIINGNDNSDDKENSDDDKENSYDDKENSYDDKENSYDDDKNNSYYDEKNNSYDDDDDDNNNNNRKEAEKRIKKKEKKNIYRTNNDRTQNNNTHVNNKYNHVIDIKKKKRKKNIKKYINNEYVPYNDPDFSNVRIEETLEHVCFKINDLTKKENTYIYKDEEETLCDSISSDKKKRLKDINFFKGGKHDYKEKNNMIIDGKQPTTIYGFNEDMLNFQLSLADDDEQEEIQRDEMLYEYEVDMNTDDLPYLRATIFRCTDSGVPEAVGYLKYICNVYDEKTMYLKKEMIKKCDDLVREYRLTRNLVVRAYIIQARGLNPPSGATDITTYIWIKNSNEMTNIPGGLSHNIKDTGHTKKQGYKPEFNRCYQLLCSFPDESIVQVCIMNQGSLSDEIIGYTYIDMEDRYFNQKIRQLMIDDIMPIELRSLKLENSTISHGSLRCWFEIFNEEFAQLNPIKVLCSNEPDDYQLRLVIWKVNNASMDDNSTISLFVRCIYTDEDNEDIRDTDTHYNSKDGKGIFNWRFVYNIKIPTNATNIKIQIHNYALLSSNEPIGEANLDLSAHFYRARKKKGYYPIPRFWLSCKHPAHKNKVRGNVEIEGSILIKSEAELDPVGNGRDEPNKDPYLPPVTENRTYVDWVMINEKFGAATASIMYGLKWTGVWIVVGVIVIGIFFLIFLFK encoded by the exons ATGTCTAATATAGCTAAGAAAACgcaatataatattaagGTTGATATTCACGAAGTAAAAGATTTAAGTTTTCGCGAGAGTGCGAATGAGAAAGAAATAATTCCCAATCCTTATATTGAGGTGACAGTAAATAATGAGAAGAAAAGTACATCAAAAAAGAATCAAGCTGTAAATGttgtatataatacatcatttaatttttcacAAGATTTAACAGATTATAAATTTGAGAGGACAAGTGTAGATGTATGTGTATTACATAGATATACAATTCAGAGTGCTTTAATAGGTAAATGTTCATTTGGTTTAAGTTATGTATATTCAAAAGTTCAACATTGGTTATATAGGATATGGGTTAAACTAAGAAATCCAGATTTACCATTAGATGATGTTGgttatttattaatatctGTTGGTGTATATGGTCCAGGTGATTCGATACCTATTGTAAATGATAGTGTTAAGACTGATATTAATGAAGAtgtttttaataataaaggTTTAGATATACATATTACACATTATGATTTAtgtttaaatatttttagaGGTCAAGATATTGAATTAATAGGTAGTAGTACActtttttctaatattCTTGAACCATATGTAAAAGTATCACATAATGGTTTTGAAGAATGTACTAAGGTTATTAGAAATGATCCTAATCCTGTTTGGAATTTAAGTATTCATATTCCTACTTGTACTCCTTgttatgataaaaatattattgtaGAATTAATAAATGGACAACATAATGGTGTTGTTATATATAGTATTATTCTTGATTTTTTTGAAATTCTAAAAAGAGAATTAGCACCTAGATGgtttaatatttattataatccACAAAATCAAATCATACCAAGGAATAGTCAATATATACAAAACGGATCAATAcaattaaattttaataatactacatcaaataataataataataacaataataataataataatactaaTACTACCAGTGCTATAAATCCTTTGGGTAATTATCTTTTTTCAGGAGCAGCtgaaaaaatttttaaaaatgcTACACAAGgtattaatattaatgatatattagGTGTAACCAAAGTacaaaatttattttgtgATGATACATTAAAAGAATTCTATTTATATGGTGGACGCATTTTTTTAAGTGCAAACGCAACCAAAACTCATTCTCCAGGTCCTATTTGCATAAAATCAGCTAAAGTAGAGGTAGATGCTCCCAAcaaagaatatattttctgTGCTGACATATATGAAATTTTATCAgttcaaaataataaaatggGGAATTATGATGACTACGATGATAACTACACCAATAATGACGATACCATAAAAGataacaacaacaacaacaataataataataataataataataataaaaataatgtgTATAATGTTTATAATAGTGCAAATGAAAAAAGACGAAGCAGATACAATAACAATTACGATTCGAGTGGTGATAGTATCATCTGTGTTTGTGCTCTTGGACCACATAAACTTAAAACCATTCCTCTTCTTCCAAATGAAGTTGGATCTTATGTTTTAAACGAAAATGTTGGAAGAATAGATGAATTTCGAATATTTTTACcacaaaataataatgaacaaatatatgatatatttttatatatttatataaaatcCAATTTAGCTGTTACTAATTGGATTAATAATAGAAGaagtatattatataacagtgtattaaataatgaatatgatTCTGCAgatagaaataaaatacaagGATTACATAAAATGAGttctataaataatttatcaGAAGATGTAATACAAGATGAAGATTTcttaaataattataaattaacAAGCTATGTACGTATTCCATAtaaatatcttttattaaatgaaaataaacCTAAATGGTTTTCtatgaaaaatattgaaaCAAATGCAcatgaatataatatatctttttttgCTAATTTAATACCTTATCattcttataaaaaaagacCTAAAAGATtagaatataaattatcTAGATATTTTTTTCGTGCTCTAATATATGAAGGATTACATTTTCCAGCAAAAGGATATAATGCCTTTCCAGATCcttatattaaaattgaATTAGCTGGACAAGTTATTAAAACCAGTACTATCTTACATACTTTGAATccaaattattatgaagCATATGAAGTAGAAGTTATATTACCTACTAATTTAAATCTAGCTCCTGATATATCTATAGAAGCCTTATCTGTAAATAAatcctttttatataatgatgatattttattagGATCATGCACATTTCCTATTATGAAGGTACCAACTGAATGGAAGAAATCACCTATATGGATACCATTAAAATCATcacaatataaaaaatgtaaagCTAAACTACTTGTTGCTTTTGAATTAGTACCTGTAGAAAAAGTTCTAGATGATACATATCCCTTTTATGATGATATAAGACCTTCTACATTACCTGGACATGtctctttatttttaatagGCATACGTATGTTTAAACCTTTAAAAGATCCTTCTGTAACTGTTTGTTTTGGTCGAGATGTTGATGACACATCTCAATTTTTGTGGCATGAAACTACTAATAAAGTTATATCAGGAAAAGAAGGGAACTGGaactttttaaaatatttttctttagATGTTATGTTACCTAAAAGAATGCAACATCATAGTTTTCTCGAGGTTAGAATAGAAGATAGAATATTGAATAGTGGATTCACCGGAACTACAACTAGTAACTCCTATCCTGTAAATGcaacaaataataatcttTTAATAGGAACTGCATATATAACTCTAAATCCATTACTTCCATGGCTagataaatatgaaaaaaatgaatgCGTGGAGTTATTTAAGTTGCATGTACTAGAAGAAGTTCTAATAGAAGATGCAGAGATGGATAGGAAATCTTACAATAGTGCattgatatataaaaaaagttCAATCATGTCAAAGAAATTCTctaattttaattttgaAATGCAAGAGATGGGAGAGACAAATGGTATATTTAATGATATACCCATGAATACTTTggaagaaaatattatcataaatGGGAATGATAATAGTgatgataaagaaaatagtgatgatgataaagaaaatagttatgatgataaagaaaatagttatgatgataaagaaaatagTTATGATGATGACAAGAACAATAGttattatgatgaaaaGAACAATAGttatgatgatgatgatgatgataataataataataatagaaaaGAGGCCgaaaaaagaataaagaaaaaagaaaaaaaaaatatatatagaacAAACAATGATAGAacacaaaataataacacacatgttaataataaatataatcatgtaatagatataaaaaagaaaaaaagaaaaaagaatataaagaaatatattaataacGAATATGTTCCATACAATGATCCAGATTTTTCTAATGTACGTATAGAAGAGACATTAGAACATGtatgttttaaaataaatgatttAACAAAGAAAGAgaatacatatatatataaggaCGAAGAAGAAACTTTATGTGATAGTATTTCAAGTGATAAAAAGAAACgattaaaagatataaatttttttaaaggTGGCAAACATGattataaagaaaagaataatatgattataGATGGAAAGCAACCTACAACAATATATGGATTCAATGAAGATATGTTAAATTTTCAATTATCATTAGCAGATGATGATGAACAAGAAGAAATTCAAAGAGATGAAATGttatatgaatatgaaGTAGATATGAATACAGATGATTTACCTTATTTAAGAGCAACAATTTTTAGATGTACAGATTCAGGAGTTCCTGAAGCAGTTGGatatttgaaatatatatgtaatgtatatgatgaaaagacaatgtatttaaaaaaggaaatgATAAAGAAATGTGATGATTTAGTAAGAGAATATAGATTAACACGTAATTTAGTAGTACGTgcatatattatacaagCAAGAGGTTTGAATCCACCATCAGGTGCAACAGATATaacaacatatatatggatAAAAAATAGTAATGAAATGACAAATATTCCAGGAGGTTTATctcataatataaaagatacAGGTCATACAAAAAAACAAGGATATAAACCAGAATTTAATAGATGTTATCAATTATTATGTTCATTTCCTGATGAATCTATTGTACAAGTATGTATAATGAATCAAGGTTCTTTATCAGATGAAATTATAGgatatacatatatagATATGGAAGATAGATATTTTAATCAAAAAATTAGACAATTAATGATAGATGATATTATGCCAATAGAATTAAGATCTTtaaaattagaaaataGTACAATTTCTCATGGATCTTTAAGATGTTGgtttgaaatatttaatgaAGAATTTGCTCAACTCAATCCTATAAAAGTTTTATGTTCCAATGAACCTGATGATTATCAATTAAGACTTGTAATATGGAAAGTAAATAATGCTTCTATGGATGATAATTCAACTATAAGCTTATTTGTTAGATGTATTTATACTGATGAAGATAATGAAGATATAAGAGATACAGATACACATTATAATAGTAAAGATGGAAAAGGAATATTTAATTGGAGatttgtttataatattaaaatacCAACTAATGCaacaaatattaaaatacAAATTCATAATTATGCTCTACTATCATCTAATGAGCCTATTGGAGAGGCAAACTTGGATTTGTCTGCTCATTTTTATAGGGCACGCAAGAAGAAGGGTTATTACCCTATACCCAG ATTTTGGCTATCGTGTAAACACCCAGctcataaaaataaagtaaGAGGAAATGTAGAAATAGAGGGATCCATTCTAATAAAATCTGAGGCTGAGCTTGACCCAGTTGGTAATGGAAGGGATGAACCTAATAAAGATCCTTATTTACCTCCAGTAACTGAAAATAGAACATATGTTGATTGGGTGATGATAAATGAAAAGTTTGGTGCTGCAACAGCATCGATTATGTATGGCTTAAAATGGACAG gTGTTTGGATTGTAGTGGGTGTTATCGTAATTGGTATATTTTTCCtcatatttttgtttaaatga
- a CDS encoding putative glycosyltransferase family 28 protein, whose protein sequence is MNCDMHLFVTVGSTNFDELIKYIDDEQFHFFLRNLGFSYMTMQIGNGTYIPKLIYTNDNNINNNKFLKQVKYFTYKSNLNKYFDKAHFILSHSGAGTTLECLRKKKKILIVVNNKLMNNHQSEFANYMYSCNYLDICNNLQNLKQNIHLSLKKHTYNAFPLADAQPFLKDLYNLIYN, encoded by the coding sequence ATGAATTGTGATATGCATCTATTTGTTACTGTTGGATCAACTAATTTTGATGAActaattaaatatattgatgATGAACagtttcatttttttttaagaaattTAGGGTTCTCATATATGACCATGCAAATAGGTAATGGTACTTATATACCTAAacttatatatacaaatgataataatataaataataataaatttttaaaacaagtaaaatattttacttataaatcaaatttaaataaatattttgacaaggcacattttatattaagTCATTCGGGAGCAGGTACTACATTAGAATgtttaagaaaaaaaaaaaaaattctcattgttgttaataataaattaatgAATAATCATCAATCCGAATTTGcaaattatatgtattcatgtaattatttagatatttgtaataatctacaaaatttaaaacaaaatatacatctatctttaaaaaaacacaCTTATAATGCATTCCCACTAGCAGATGCCCAACCATTTTTAAAGGATCTATacaatttaatatataattaa